A region from the Brassica napus cultivar Da-Ae chromosome C8, Da-Ae, whole genome shotgun sequence genome encodes:
- the LOC125591180 gene encoding tetrapyrrole-binding protein, chloroplastic-like, which produces MATTNSLQHHHHHSSSYHRHNLHPQSHVVPSSLSLKHPTSTAPFSSLICSSSSSSSSVVSAALTTNASSVTAETSTEFDVLATHLTNQDFRKADEETRRLLIQIAGEAAVKRGYVFFSEVKSISVEDLQAIDNLWTKHSDGRFGYSVQRKIWLKVKKDFTRFFIKVEWMKLLDTEVVQYNYRAFPDEFQWELNDETPLGHLPLTNALRGTQLLKCVLSHPAFEIDGDDIEEAEEAENRSVGGKAKTKDTTVFKTDYSF; this is translated from the coding sequence ATGGCCACCACAAACTCTCTCCaacatcaccaccaccactccTCTTCTTACCACCGTCACAATCTCCATCCCCAATCTCACGTCGTACCATCTTCTCTCTCCCTCAAACACCCCACCTCCACCGCCCCATTCTCCTCACTCAtctgctcctcctcctcctcttcctcctccgtcGTCTCCGCCGCTCTCACCACAAACGCCTCCTCCGTAACCGCAGAAACCTCCACAGAGTTCGACGTCCTAGCGACCCACCTCACCAACCAAGACTTCCGAAAAGCAGACGAAGAAACTCGTCGCCTTCTCATCCAGATAGCCGGAGAAGCCGCCGTGAAACGCGGCTACGTCTTCTTCTCCGAGGTGAAATCAATCTCCGTCGAGGATCTTCAAGCCATCGACAACCTCTGGACCAAACACAGCGACGGGAGGTTCGGATACAGCGTGCAGCGCAAAATCTGGTTGAAAGTCAAGAAAGACTTCACGAGATTCTTCATTAAAGTCGAGTGGATGAAGCTTCTCGATACGGAGGTCGTTCAGTACAACTACAGAGCTTTCCCCGACGAGTTCCAGTGGGAGCTTAACGACGAAACGCCTCTTGGACACTTGCCGCTCACAAACGCGTTGCGAGGAACGCAGCTTCTGAAATGCGTTTTGAGCCATCCTGCGTTTGAGATAGATGGTGATGACATTGAGGAAGCGGAAGAAGCAGAGAACAGAAGTGTGGGTGGTAAAGCAAAGACAAAAGACACGACAGTGTTTAAAACGGATTACAGCTTCTAA